The Tolypothrix sp. PCC 7712 region AGCTATTGCAAATAATAAATTGGGGTGCGTTAGCAGGAATAGTGGCATTATTTGGCATCGCACTTCACGGTTGGTTAACATTACCCGATACGATACCAGTCCATTTTGGCGTTGATGGACGCGCTAACGGCTGGGGTAGCAAAACAGTTATCTGGTTGTTACCAATAGTGGGTTTATTTATGTATGGAATGCTGACATTGATCAACCGCTATCCCCATACTTTTAATTATGTAGTGACAATTACGGAAGAAAATGCATTTAGACAATATCAAATTGCTTGCTCAATGATCGTTTGGTTAAAGTTTGAATTAGTTTGGCTCTTTGCTTACATTGAATGGCAAATGTACAATCTCGCCACTACCGAAAATCCTACTTTAGGAATTTGGTTTGGCCCTGTGTCTGTAATATTGATATTTGCTACGGTTGCATATTGGTTAAGCCAATCTTTGATGGCTCGTTAATGACGAGGACTAGCTAGACTTCTGCTAAAATTTCTAATTGCAACTCAATATGAGCTTGAGAATAGCGATCGCCATATTCCACAAAAATATCTAAAGCTCTTTGATAATTTTGGCGCGCCTGTGCTGTATCCTGGATAGTCTGGGCAATCATCCCCAGGTTTTGATAAGTACGGGCTTGTTTATAGCGATCGCCATATTCAATATAAATATCCAAAGCTTGTTGATAATAGCGTTGCGTCTTTGCTAAATTCTGCATCTGTTGAGCAACTAGCCCCAAGTGTTGGTAGATATTGGCTTGCTCATAGCGATCGCTTTGTTCGATGTAGATATCCAAAGCTTGTTGATAATAGCGTTGCGCTTCGACAAATTCCTGTGTTTTTTGGGCTACACTTGCCAAATCTTGATATATCTTGGCTTGCTCATCGCGATCGCCATATTCAATGTAGATGATCAAAGCTTGTTGATAATGTTGTTGCGCTGCTGCAAATTCCTGTGTTTTTTGGGCTATACTTGCCAAATTTTGATATGTCAGTGCTTGGTGCTGGCGATCGCCATGTTCAATATAAATATCCAAAGCCTGTTGATAATTACGCTGTGCTGGTGATAGCTCTTGTAACGCTTCGGCAACTACACCCAAATTGTAATAGGTGCTGGCGCAAGAATAGCGATCGCTATGTTCGATGTAGATTTGTAACGCTTGCTGATAATTGCGCTGGGCTTCGGTAAATTCCCGCAATTCTTGGGCAATTATCCCTAAATTGTAGTAGGTGCGGGCACATGAATAGCGATCGCCATGTTCAACGTAGATTTGTAACGCTTGTTGATAATAATTCTGCGCCTGTGACAATTCCCATATTTGTTGAGTAATATTGCCTAATTG contains the following coding sequences:
- a CDS encoding DUF1648 domain-containing protein; its protein translation is MSNQRPVLVIPESQLLQIINWGALAGIVALFGIALHGWLTLPDTIPVHFGVDGRANGWGSKTVIWLLPIVGLFMYGMLTLINRYPHTFNYVVTITEENAFRQYQIACSMIVWLKFELVWLFAYIEWQMYNLATTENPTLGIWFGPVSVILIFATVAYWLSQSLMAR